From the Bacillota bacterium genome, one window contains:
- a CDS encoding AAA family ATPase, with translation MNMARADLLKKLFRGYKIADRQLFIDAAREIIEEERKKSHLVLANELTRILENGKTPLGIDVSLNFEPLPKDSDRGFPLLEVRWTDRYIKDLVLTEDQHQILKDIMNEFRQWEVLEANGLKPGNKVLFCGPPGCGKTATAEALAGELGLPLLYVRFDSVVSSLLGETAANLRKVFDYASRGLWVVLFDEFDAIGRSRDDVTEHGELKRVVNSFLQLLDQFTGRSLLIAATNFEQSLDPALWRRFDEIIRFEKPNLSEIESLLDKKLASQPKPRFSMRSIVSKLEGMSHAEIERVCMDVLRDAALKGVSGFTRQDLERAIAKQERRQRVLLKSRASGPPKVDKGE, from the coding sequence ATGAATATGGCTAGAGCCGATTTGCTGAAAAAACTCTTTCGGGGCTACAAGATCGCGGACCGGCAGCTGTTCATAGATGCCGCCAGGGAAATCATTGAAGAGGAACGAAAAAAATCCCATCTTGTTCTGGCAAACGAGCTGACCCGTATCCTCGAAAATGGCAAGACACCATTAGGGATTGATGTATCCCTGAATTTCGAGCCGTTACCAAAGGATTCGGATCGCGGATTTCCCTTGCTTGAGGTAAGGTGGACCGACAGGTATATTAAAGATCTTGTTTTAACTGAGGATCAACACCAAATCTTGAAGGACATTATGAATGAGTTCCGACAATGGGAAGTGCTTGAAGCCAACGGACTCAAACCAGGCAATAAGGTGCTCTTTTGTGGTCCACCTGGTTGTGGAAAGACGGCAACTGCAGAAGCACTGGCGGGTGAACTCGGGCTTCCATTGCTTTATGTACGGTTTGATTCCGTTGTTTCCAGTTTGCTGGGTGAAACTGCCGCCAACTTGAGAAAGGTGTTTGATTATGCCAGTCGAGGATTATGGGTTGTTCTTTTTGACGAGTTCGATGCGATAGGCAGGTCCCGGGATGATGTCACAGAACATGGTGAGCTGAAGCGGGTGGTCAATTCCTTTTTGCAGCTACTTGATCAATTTACAGGAAGATCCCTCTTGATTGCTGCTACCAACTTTGAACAATCATTGGATCCGGCATTATGGCGCCGTTTTGACGAAATCATTCGTTTCGAAAAACCCAATTTATCAGAGATTGAAAGCTTGCTTGATAAGAAGTTGGCATCTCAGCCCAAGCCCCGGTTTTCGATGCGCTCAATTGTGTCTAAACTGGAGGGTATGAGCCACGCCGAGATTGAGCGAGTATGTATGGATGTATTAAGAGATGCCGCTCTCAAAGGAGTGAGCGGTTTTACCCGTCAGGACCTTGAACGAGCGATCGCCAAGCAAGAACGGCGACAGCGGGTTCTGTTGAAGAGTCGAGCATCCGGGCCACCGAAGGTGGACAAGGGGGAGTAG
- a CDS encoding phospholipase D-like domain-containing anti-phage protein, whose amino-acid sequence MIQRFSSRREKLDHSFLKERLSGARAYDRIAGYFSSSVLEVSGEALETVSGLVRVICNSDLHIRDVETARAAQYAMRQEWCGSEPEKLGPAAKTRFARLFEFLRSGKLRVRVLPRDRFGLVHGKAGVITLVDGRKTAFIGSANETHDAWKLNYEILWEDDSSEAVQWVQEEFDALWDNPFAVPLADFVVEDIGRLARRTVVPKVDDWQSEADPAATVIEAPVFRREYGMWEHQKHFVKMAFDAHRGPHGARLILADMVGLGKTLQLALSAQLMALYGHKPILVLVPKTLLWQWQDEMRSLLDMPSAVWTGKHWVDENGIEHPAAGPDGIRKCPRRVGIVSQGLITRESEITEHLKKLSYECVIVDEVHRARRKNLGSGREDEKPEPNNLLAFLYEIAPRTKSLLLATATPVQINPVEAWDFLDVLAKGNDAVLGSEFSRWRHAGEALDVIMGKRALSDNDSEREIWAWIRNPFPPRSEGRDFELLRRLLRMTDDQTVIPGDIWFEMGEPERDRIRRLSRHFMQNHNPFIRHIVRRTRGYLENTIDPETNEPYLKPIKVELFGESDSEAVGLPPYLQDAYNLAEAFCQLLSDRMRAAGFLKTLLLRRIGSTIYAGKNTAEKLLGDGQDISEEDEDTEDDGNQSQLKNLTPAERGKLQDLVHALEANRERDPKYSVVLDCLLVRGWLDLGCIIFSQYYDSIWWLAQNLSRELPEQKIGIYAGAQRSGIMVGGGFSRVGRDELKKLVAYGEIKLLLGTDAASEGLNLQRLGTLINLDLPWNPTRLEQRKGRILRIGQIRDTVYIYNMRYRGSVEDRVHELLSERLEQIYNLFGQIPDVLEDVWINIALGRIEKARQTIDAVVQQHPFELKYHQLQKVPWESCATVLDAADRRRHLMQGW is encoded by the coding sequence TTGATTCAGCGGTTTTCGTCACGCCGGGAAAAACTGGACCATTCTTTCCTGAAAGAGCGCCTTTCGGGAGCCAGGGCGTATGACCGTATTGCGGGCTATTTCAGCTCCTCGGTGCTGGAGGTCTCCGGCGAGGCGCTGGAAACAGTCAGCGGCCTTGTCCGGGTAATCTGCAATTCTGACTTGCATATCCGGGATGTGGAAACGGCACGCGCGGCGCAGTACGCTATGCGCCAGGAATGGTGCGGTTCGGAGCCGGAGAAACTCGGCCCGGCGGCCAAAACTCGTTTTGCGCGCTTGTTCGAGTTCTTGCGGTCTGGCAAACTCCGGGTCAGAGTGTTGCCCCGTGACCGGTTCGGTCTTGTGCATGGCAAGGCCGGGGTAATCACCTTGGTCGACGGGCGGAAAACCGCTTTTATTGGCAGTGCCAACGAGACCCATGATGCCTGGAAGCTTAACTACGAAATTCTCTGGGAGGACGACTCTTCAGAGGCTGTGCAGTGGGTGCAGGAGGAATTCGATGCCCTTTGGGATAACCCCTTTGCGGTTCCGCTGGCCGATTTTGTAGTAGAGGACATCGGTCGTCTGGCACGGCGGACGGTGGTTCCGAAGGTGGACGACTGGCAGTCCGAGGCGGACCCCGCCGCAACGGTGATTGAAGCTCCCGTATTCCGCCGGGAGTACGGGATGTGGGAGCATCAGAAACACTTTGTCAAAATGGCTTTTGACGCCCACCGCGGTCCTCACGGGGCACGCCTGATTCTCGCCGATATGGTGGGGCTGGGCAAGACCCTACAGTTGGCCTTGTCGGCGCAGTTGATGGCTCTTTACGGTCACAAACCTATTCTGGTCCTTGTGCCCAAGACGCTGTTGTGGCAATGGCAAGATGAAATGAGAAGTCTATTGGATATGCCTTCGGCGGTGTGGACCGGGAAGCACTGGGTGGATGAAAACGGTATCGAGCATCCCGCGGCGGGACCGGACGGTATCAGGAAGTGCCCCAGACGTGTAGGTATCGTCTCGCAGGGTTTGATTACGCGCGAATCAGAGATAACGGAACACCTCAAAAAACTATCCTATGAATGTGTCATTGTGGACGAGGTACACCGCGCCCGGCGCAAGAATCTTGGTTCCGGACGGGAAGATGAGAAGCCCGAACCCAATAACCTGCTGGCTTTTCTCTATGAAATTGCTCCCCGGACCAAGAGCCTGCTCCTGGCTACGGCTACTCCAGTGCAGATCAATCCCGTAGAGGCCTGGGATTTTCTTGATGTTTTGGCCAAAGGGAATGACGCAGTGTTGGGTAGTGAGTTCAGCCGTTGGCGGCACGCCGGAGAAGCTTTGGACGTGATAATGGGCAAGCGCGCGTTGTCGGATAATGATAGTGAGCGTGAAATCTGGGCGTGGATCAGAAATCCTTTTCCGCCACGCTCGGAAGGGCGAGATTTTGAACTGCTCCGCCGCTTGTTACGAATGACTGACGATCAAACGGTCATACCGGGAGATATCTGGTTTGAAATGGGTGAGCCGGAACGCGACCGGATAAGAAGATTATCACGACACTTTATGCAGAATCATAATCCTTTTATCCGGCACATCGTCCGCCGTACCAGGGGATATCTGGAGAACACCATTGATCCCGAAACGAACGAACCATATTTAAAACCGATAAAGGTGGAGCTTTTTGGTGAAAGTGATAGTGAGGCCGTTGGTCTCCCGCCTTACCTTCAGGACGCTTACAATTTGGCGGAAGCGTTCTGTCAACTGCTTAGTGACCGGATGCGGGCGGCGGGTTTTCTCAAGACCCTACTCCTGAGGCGTATTGGTAGTACCATTTACGCCGGCAAAAACACAGCCGAAAAACTGTTGGGTGACGGGCAGGATATTTCCGAAGAAGATGAAGATACCGAGGATGATGGCAACCAATCGCAATTAAAAAACCTGACGCCTGCCGAGCGGGGTAAACTGCAGGATCTTGTACACGCTTTGGAGGCCAACCGAGAACGGGATCCGAAATACAGCGTGGTTCTGGATTGTCTCCTGGTTCGCGGCTGGCTGGATCTGGGCTGCATCATATTCTCACAGTACTACGACTCGATTTGGTGGCTGGCGCAGAACCTCTCCAGGGAACTACCGGAACAAAAAATCGGCATCTATGCCGGGGCACAACGGTCAGGGATTATGGTTGGCGGGGGATTCAGCCGGGTTGGTCGAGATGAGTTAAAAAAGCTGGTGGCGTATGGTGAAATCAAGCTACTTCTCGGCACCGACGCGGCCAGCGAGGGGCTCAATCTTCAGCGCCTGGGGACGCTGATCAACCTCGACTTGCCTTGGAACCCGACACGATTGGAACAGCGTAAGGGTCGCATATTGCGTATCGGTCAGATCCGAGACACCGTTTACATTTACAATATGCGCTACAGAGGGTCGGTGGAGGACCGGGTACACGAGTTGCTTTCCGAGCGGCTGGAGCAAATCTATAATCTGTTCGGCCAGATCCCTGATGTTCTTGAGGATGTCTGGATTAATATCGCCCTGGGCCGGATTGAAAAGGCCCGGCAGACCATCGACGCCGTGGTACAACAACACCCCTTCGAACTGAAATATCATCAACTCCAGAAGGTTCCCTGGGAGTCGTGCGCCACGGTGTTGGATGCCGCCGACCGGCGTCGCCACCTGATGCAGGGCTGGTAG